The genomic region TGGATGATATAAAGAATGTTCCAAATCTCGTTTTCTTTGCCCAAATTATTTTTATTGAAATTTACTCCACCATCGACAAGGCTAATATAGGGTCGTAATGTCCTGGTCTGCGCATCCCTAAGCGCTACAAACTGAAGACACATAACAATGAAGACTGCAAGTGTGCAAATTACGCTTACAATCTGGATTCCTATTGTGAGCCGGGATTGACGCATCATGAATTCGGGAGGGTTCTTCTCATCTTTCGCTTTGGTCAACGGAATTCTCCTTTGTATAACCATGGAATCATACTATACAAGGGAACTTTTATCAATTAAAATATAATAAGGTAACAAGTCAAGCGGAAAGATTTAGGCACTCAGGCACTTTATTTCCTCGGTTCATGATCGTTGAAACGGGCGAAATAGAAAAACTTGGTCGGTTTTTCAAACACATTGAAATTGACGTACCAGACCTTGTCGTTGGGTGGTATCTCATAAGCCGAGCCGAAGGGCAGCTTCCATCCTGTTCCTTGAAAAGAACGTTATAATTCTGATTGCTCTTGAAAGGCGGGTCAAGGTACACGAGGTCAACGGACTCGGAGTCGATGTGCTGCCTTAGAACATCCAGGTTGTCGCCGTAATAGAGCGTCTTATCCATTTTCACCAGCCTTTTTTTTTCTTTGTTACTTTGGCACTCAGGCACTCAGGCACTATTTTTTTGCATCAAAGAGCACGGTCGCCTCGCTGCACTCGGTCGCGGGATAATCTCTCACCGTAATGGATTTGCCGCCGGCCGATTCGATCTCGTACCCGGTGTCACCGGCCAGGAGGCACAGCCCTTTGAGCTTCAGGTTTCCGGGAATGGCATTTTTCAGGGTAAAGGTGCGGTCTTTCACCGAGGCGACCAGGAATGTCATCCTGGCTTTTGCCAACGTACACTGAGCTTGTCGAAGTGTACCACCGCTTGTTAGCTCCGTGCCGTCGAGAAGATACATCTGGATGACCTTCCCCTGTGAATCCGTGGAAACGAATCCGAAACTTCCGGTCATGGTCACAGGGCCGTATTCACGCTTTTTCTGATCGAGCGCCGAGATGATGTAATCCGTGCGGCCTTCCAGCTCTACAGCCACCGCTAAAGCCCCCGTATCGGGATCGTCAATCAGCAGGCGCGCCGCTTTGATCGGGGAAGCACCCCCCTGATACGGCACGGTCACCGTGGCAAAACGACTCACCAATTTTGTGGAATTGAGCGGGCTGAGCTTGTCGAAGCCGCGCTCGGCGATGATTTCCTGGACAGGAGGGGCGTTCAGATCGCTTCCCTTGTTGGTGCGCCATCCGGGGGCGTCGGTTACCAGAAGACGGCTTACCGGGCTGAGCATGATCATATCAAGGCGGACTCCGTTATAGTCCCAGGTTACTGTAAACGGAATTTTGGGGACAGCGGCACGGATGTTGGAGAGCCACCTGATTTCTTCCTGCACCGGACTGGGATCGGCGCCGTCGACCTTCACCAGTTTGCCGTTGCAGTTCATCGAGTACTGGTGTTTCATGCCGCCGCTCACCCGGAAAAAGTCGACCATGTAGGTCTGACCCGGCGATATCTGCACGAGGGCGGTGGTGCGGCGGTACTGGTCGCACTGCCGGTATGCGTTTGCGGAGGCCTGGACTACCTCCACCGCAGGGACGGCGGCGAAAAAGTCCAGGGTGGAATGGCATTTCTCGCCATCCTGGCTGGCGCCGTCCACGGTTACTATGTTGTGAGACAGGGTGCTGCGGGTCCAGGCGTTACGGGGATCGTCCCAGATGTATCCCCGGTCGGAAGCCAGTTCCTGGCCGAGTGCGCTGTACATGACGCCGAGCGTATCGTAGTGACGGTGCCCGCCGTGCGCGTAGCCGTTGAAGTAGAGCGCGGTGTTTCCGCCCGGCTGCCCGCCGCGCATGACCGCCACATGCCATCCGGGGAACCATTCGGAGCGGAGGGGCAGCGGCGCTTTAGCCCCGCCCCGGATGCCTGGATTACGGTTCCAGAGGGCGAATTCGCTGCCCTTTTCAGCCAGAGGGACACCCATGACCTCTTCGAGCAGCCCGGCATACCTCTCGCTGTAACGGTCGGTCAGAATCTCGGCGTAAATGGGGCTGATTCCTTCCCCGAAATGGGTGTCTCCGATCACGGGGTATTTCCGGTTAAAATTGAGCATCCGCACCATGCTTTCCAATGCAAGCTGGTATCTTCCGACGCTGGTGAAGGGATTGAAGTTCTTGAGCACATCCCCGTTTTTCGGGGTATAGCCCGGCGGGTCGGTGTAACCGAGGAGAATTTCCGGTATGTTCTGCATAAGGCTTAAATGCATATCAGAATACGATGGCGATTCCTCGCAGAAACCGTCGAAATGGAAACTGTTGCCCATCAGAAGCTCGAAACCTTCGAGGGAGCGCCGTACGCTCTCCGGGCGCTTGAAGAGAATGCCGACCGCCCCGCTCAAAGCCCTTCCCGGGCCGCACTTGTTGTTGATTTCGTCCCAATTATCCGAATCGGCAGAGCCGGCGAGAATCAGATCGTTCACAATCCGCTTGTCCATTTCCTGAGTCACTACGGGGGTTCCGTCGGCATGCTTCGCCTCGTGAATCAGGTCATAAGCTATTGTCATATTGAGGATAAAAGAGGCGTCGCTCCCGCTGCATCCGAAGCGCCCTGCACCCCAGAAACCGTTATTCAGCTCCGCATATCCGTTTCTCGTATGCAGGCCGGGAAAAGCGGTTATGATGGTTTCAATAGGAAAGCGGCCTCCTCGGGGGTTTTTTCCTATCTCTCTCGCGGCTTCTCCGCCCGGGCAGTCCGCATAGGTGCCGTTATAGGAATGATAGAGCCATTTCGGATAAACTTTCGCCGCAAGATCCATGATCAGCGCCGCCCGGTCGGCGTATTTCACCTCTCCGGTTACAGCGTACATCTTAGCCATCGGAAGTATCTGCGAGAAACACCAGGCGGCTTTCCGGTAGCGCAGGATGCCGCTGAAGCTGGTATGCACCGGCCAGGACGCCCACCGGAACGCATATTTGCCGGACTTGTCCCCAGGATTCGCGATCTCTTCCGGGGTCAGGTAGAATGTAAACGTCTGACCCATCTTTTTTGCGGTCATGCTCCCTTTTTCCGGATAACCGGGATTGGGATAGACTGTCACGCAGTAACGGCATTTCAGATGTTCAGGGTCCTTGATGCTCCACTCATAGATACCGGTTTCGCCCATGGTCGACTTTTTTCCCACACAGACAGGGCAGCTCTGACCGTACTCAGGCCAGGGGGTGGTGTCGGATATCATGTTCTGGAAAAGAGAAGGCTCGACCGCCAGGGCATACTCGGTATTCCTTTTCCAGTCCTGGACAATAGTCTGCGCCCAGGGATAGCGTTTCATATTTTCACGGGCGCTGGCGACATTTTTTGCCTTGTACAGAGTCACCGGCTCTGCAAAAGTGGAGAGCCAGCCGGCGAACACGGTAGAGATAAAAACCGCCATGAAGAAAAGAGTTTTCATTTTGGCCATAATGGTATTCCTTTCACGAAAATTAAAGATTATTTTCCATGTATAATGTTGTAGATTAACGACAAGTAAAAATGAAATCAAGTGAATTCCATGCGGATGCCGAAATCAGGAGTATTTTTCTGATCTTTTCTTTCCGGATTTTTTGCGATACTTTAATGACGACAGAATTCATTGAAAGGAGGTTTGCGCCATGCTCCGTTTCCTGTATACAGTTCTATTTCTCTGGTTTGTTTTACCTCCGCTATCCGGCTACTGCTCCCATCTTCCGCTGAAAGCCGGAGCGGCGAAAATCAAAATCACCCCGATGATTCCGATTCCCCTTTCCGGTTTTTATGTCCGCCAGGGAATTTTCAAGGGGGTACATGACGATCTCTATGCCCGCGCGGTGTCATTCGAGTCGGAGGGAAAAGAAGCGCTCATAATCTCGGTCGATACTTGTATCCTCTCGGACACGTTCTGGGACGACCTGACCGCCCGGATATCAAAAAAATATCCCATTGCAAGAGACCATATCTTCCTCTGCGCCAGCCACACCCACGGCGGTCCGGCGCTTTACGAACCCCCGGAGAAAAAGGATCTGGACACATCCTGGCTGGAGAAGAACCCGTATCTGGAAAAGCAGAAAGCCTATACCGAAGAGATCAAGGAGAAAATGGTCCAGGTCGTCGGCGACGCCCGTAAAAAGCTTGAGCCGGCCCGTATCGGGTATGGCTCCGGCTCGGCGGCCATCGGCGTAAACCGCCGCGCACGCACGGTGAAAGGGGACATCTGGCTCGGTGTAAATCCCGAAGGCCCGGTAGACCGTGAGCTGCGGGTGGTCAGGATCGACAGTGTGAATGGAAAGACCCTGGCGCTCATGTTCAATATCGGCTGTCACGGCACCAGCATGATTTCCGAATCGATCACCGGCGACTGGTGCGGGCTTACCGAGCAGTTTGTCGAGAAAGTATGGGGAAATGAGGTTGTCGCCTGCTTCCTTCCGGGCGCCGGTGGGGATGTGAATCCCATTTATGAAGAAAAGACCGTGTTCGACGCCCGCACCGGCGGGGCCGATGTCCTGGCGGCCATAGCAGGCGAAGAAACGATACGGGTGGCTAAAGGGATAACCTGTAAAACGGAAGGGCCACTGGAAGCTTCCCAGCGTGTGGTCACACTCCCCGGGAAGAAATATCTCGGCCTGCTCGGCTTCGATCCCAAATACGATGAGCTTGCCAAAGATACATCGCCTGTCCCGCCCTCCACCCTTAAAATGAGCGCCCTGCATGTGGGGAATATTGTTTTCGCCGCCTCCTCGGGCGAAATCTTTTCCGAAATAGGGATGGAGTTGAAGAAGAAATCGCCCTACAGTCAGATGCTCTTCATGGGCCTCACCAACGGGTATTCGGGATATGTGCTTACCGACAAGGAACTCGGCCGCGGGTATGAATACAACGCTACAGTCATCAAGAGCGGCGGCCAGGCAGCGGTGGTGAACACCCTGCTCGACATGATGGGGGAATGGTAAATACCCTCACCCCCTACCCCCTCTCCCACTCCCGATGGTCGCGGGCGAGGGGGCAAGGAAAGGAAGATAAAAATAGGTTATGTAGATCAAGTTGAATAATCTTAGAGGCTTTTGCAAAAGTCGTGTTATACGTAAAAAGAAAACGAGTTTTTTTAATACAGCCCCCTAACCCTCGGTCCCTTTCCCCCTGAAGGGGGCAAGGGAAGTCGTTGCTCCACAGTCTGTTCCTGCCCCCTCCGGGGGAAGGATGTCCGAAGGACACGGGGTCCCCGCTCGTACGAAGTACGTGCGGGGTGGATTGAAGGGGGCTGCTTCAAACAATCTCGACTTTTGCAATTGGCTCCTTACAAATTCTGATTCAAAAATTTTCCCCTACAAATTACATTACGAAAGGGGACTCCAATCCCCCTCGCCCGCTTGCGGGAGAGGGGGTAGGGGGTGAGGGATTTTTACGCGTTTATTGCCGCTTCGAACTTCTCTTTGAAGATGGTCAGCGCCTCACGGATCACATCCACATTTCCCGGAGCTTTCTTGTCCGCCACAATCTGCAGCGGGGCGCTCATACCGAGCGCGGGGAAGTATCCGGCTTTGGTGATCGATTTGATATACTCCGGGCCGGTGACATAGTCCACCGCGCCGGTGGGCATGATGATGCGGCCGTTGTGACGCTCCCGGACATACGGGGCGAGCAGGTCGGCCACACCCTTGGGACCGTGGGAGCGCGCCGGGAAAATCTTGATGGCGTCAGGCTCGTTTTCGTCATCGCGCTCGATGAAGTAGTTGAGCTCGCTCGGAGTGAAGACCGCCGGGGCGCAGAAGCGGCTCGCGGAGTGAGAAATCTTGACGAATTCCACTCCGGGAGCATATCCTCCCATGACATTGGCGGGGGCGACGATCATATCGAATCCCATCTCGATGGCGGTTTCAAGCTCATTCGGGTTGATGATCGAACCGACACCGAGGACGAACGGTTTGTTTTCGGGAGCGGCGGCGCGGCGCATTATAAGCTCCTGCATCCCTTCCTTGAGGAGGCCGGGATCGATGCGGAATGTGCACTCGCTCACATAACCGGCCTGGTACACTTCCCACATGGTGTCCACAAAATGCCGGGGCGCCTGGATATGACTCTTGTTCATGACCACGACCACTCCGCTTTTCCGGAGCGCCGTATCCACCCGTTTTACATCGTACTTGTAATCTGCCATTCTTAAAATCTCCCGTGGTTTTTATGAAAACATGTAATTCGGTTCACGTAATACCAAGTTGCGTTCGAACAGGATAGTTAACCGTATTCCCATAGATGCTGAAACAAGTTCAGCATGACGGCGCACTTGTCACCCTGAATTCATTTCAGGGTCTATTGCACGCTTACTTCACTGAACGCAACTTGGTAAGAAAGCCTCCCACTATCTTTATTATCTCAGTGCGCTTACCCCGCCCCCGCTCTTGGCGCGCTTTATCTCTTTCTCGATCATGGACAGGGTGGCCATGGTGGTGTCGCCCGGGAACTCCTGAACAATAATGCCATGCGCCGCACCGTAATCGACAGCTTCCTCGGTGGGCTTTCCCATCATGAGCGCCCCTGCTACACCGCTGCAGAAGGAGTCCCCGCCGCCGGTACGGTCGGCAATTTCGACTTTCTCACGGACAACTGCCTGGTAGATTTTGTTGTCGGCCACATCGAAGAGTACTGCGCCCCAGTTGATAAGGTCTGCGGAGAGAGCGCTGCGGAGCTGAGTGCCGATAAGCCTGAGGTTCGGATAGTCCCCGGCAACCTTGTGGAGCATGTCGGTGTAGGCGGCCATGAACACTTCCATAGGCTCCTCCTTGCCGATCTTGCGGGTCTCATAGCCGAGGGCGTCGAAGAAATCGCCCTGGTTGCCGACGAGGAATTCCACATGGGCGACGATCTTGCGGTTGTTGGCGCGGGCTTTTTCCTTGTCCGGCTCCACTTTCGAGCGGTAGTTCAGGTCGTAGGAACGGAAAGCGCCATACTTCCCGGCAGCTTTCATGGCTTCCAGTGCGAAATCGGCTGTCTCTCGCCCAATACAGGAGAAGATCCCGCCGGTGTTGAACCAGCGCACACCCTGGGCGAAGAATTTGCCCCAGTCGAAATCACCAGGTTTGAGAGTGGAAGCGGGGGTATGGGCGCGATAATATTCGGTAACAGAAGGGAGAACGCCTCTTCCTTTCCAGGTGAAATTGATGCCGTTGTGGAGGGTACCCTTACCATCGGTGGCGAATTTCCCCTTCCCGGAGGGGCTGAACCAGATGATGTTGGAGGTGTTGACCCCCGCTTCCTTGAGCTGGTGCTCGATGTTCCTCCCGATGCCGTCATCCACGAGCGCGGTCACAACCGCTCCCCGCATTCCGTATGCGGCGGAGATGCCTTCCGCGACATTGGTCTCGCCGCCGCCATGCCAGATGCGCG from Candidatus Latescibacter sp. harbors:
- a CDS encoding heparinase II/III family protein, which gives rise to MAKMKTLFFMAVFISTVFAGWLSTFAEPVTLYKAKNVASARENMKRYPWAQTIVQDWKRNTEYALAVEPSLFQNMISDTTPWPEYGQSCPVCVGKKSTMGETGIYEWSIKDPEHLKCRYCVTVYPNPGYPEKGSMTAKKMGQTFTFYLTPEEIANPGDKSGKYAFRWASWPVHTSFSGILRYRKAAWCFSQILPMAKMYAVTGEVKYADRAALIMDLAAKVYPKWLYHSYNGTYADCPGGEAAREIGKNPRGGRFPIETIITAFPGLHTRNGYAELNNGFWGAGRFGCSGSDASFILNMTIAYDLIHEAKHADGTPVVTQEMDKRIVNDLILAGSADSDNWDEINNKCGPGRALSGAVGILFKRPESVRRSLEGFELLMGNSFHFDGFCEESPSYSDMHLSLMQNIPEILLGYTDPPGYTPKNGDVLKNFNPFTSVGRYQLALESMVRMLNFNRKYPVIGDTHFGEGISPIYAEILTDRYSERYAGLLEEVMGVPLAEKGSEFALWNRNPGIRGGAKAPLPLRSEWFPGWHVAVMRGGQPGGNTALYFNGYAHGGHRHYDTLGVMYSALGQELASDRGYIWDDPRNAWTRSTLSHNIVTVDGASQDGEKCHSTLDFFAAVPAVEVVQASANAYRQCDQYRRTTALVQISPGQTYMVDFFRVSGGMKHQYSMNCNGKLVKVDGADPSPVQEEIRWLSNIRAAVPKIPFTVTWDYNGVRLDMIMLSPVSRLLVTDAPGWRTNKGSDLNAPPVQEIIAERGFDKLSPLNSTKLVSRFATVTVPYQGGASPIKAARLLIDDPDTGALAVAVELEGRTDYIISALDQKKREYGPVTMTGSFGFVSTDSQGKVIQMYLLDGTELTSGGTLRQAQCTLAKARMTFLVASVKDRTFTLKNAIPGNLKLKGLCLLAGDTGYEIESAGGKSITVRDYPATECSEATVLFDAKK
- a CDS encoding neutral/alkaline non-lysosomal ceramidase N-terminal domain-containing protein, with protein sequence MLRFLYTVLFLWFVLPPLSGYCSHLPLKAGAAKIKITPMIPIPLSGFYVRQGIFKGVHDDLYARAVSFESEGKEALIISVDTCILSDTFWDDLTARISKKYPIARDHIFLCASHTHGGPALYEPPEKKDLDTSWLEKNPYLEKQKAYTEEIKEKMVQVVGDARKKLEPARIGYGSGSAAIGVNRRARTVKGDIWLGVNPEGPVDRELRVVRIDSVNGKTLALMFNIGCHGTSMISESITGDWCGLTEQFVEKVWGNEVVACFLPGAGGDVNPIYEEKTVFDARTGGADVLAAIAGEETIRVAKGITCKTEGPLEASQRVVTLPGKKYLGLLGFDPKYDELAKDTSPVPPSTLKMSALHVGNIVFAASSGEIFSEIGMELKKKSPYSQMLFMGLTNGYSGYVLTDKELGRGYEYNATVIKSGGQAAVVNTLLDMMGEW
- a CDS encoding sugar kinase; translated protein: MASTFTFKLAGETTYDLVSLGEVMMRIDPGDVPTARAKSARIWHGGGETNVAEGISAAYGMRGAVVTALVDDGIGRNIEHQLKEAGVNTSNIIWFSPSGKGKFATDGKGTLHNGINFTWKGRGVLPSVTEYYRAHTPASTLKPGDFDWGKFFAQGVRWFNTGGIFSCIGRETADFALEAMKAAGKYGAFRSYDLNYRSKVEPDKEKARANNRKIVAHVEFLVGNQGDFFDALGYETRKIGKEEPMEVFMAAYTDMLHKVAGDYPNLRLIGTQLRSALSADLINWGAVLFDVADNKIYQAVVREKVEIADRTGGGDSFCSGVAGALMMGKPTEEAVDYGAAHGIIVQEFPGDTTMATLSMIEKEIKRAKSGGGVSALR